A single genomic interval of Arachis duranensis cultivar V14167 chromosome 7, aradu.V14167.gnm2.J7QH, whole genome shotgun sequence harbors:
- the LOC107458625 gene encoding uncharacterized protein LOC107458625 — protein MARNNSTAHALMLLITIVVISSCASVELDGNIHEFPSKSKRLKECIAKCNHRYLRLPSTSYSEKIEKLSNCIRECYATYYNVGVYYYMRIYRRRADEITL, from the exons ATGGCTAGAAACAATAGTACGGCTCATGCACTTATGTTGTTGATTACTATTGTAGTGATTAGTAGTTGTGCTTCCGTTGAATTAGATGGCAATATTCATGAATTTCCTTCCAAGAGTAAAAGGCTGAAGGAGTGTATTGCTAAATGCAATCATCGTTATTTGCGTTTGCCTTCTACGTCTTATTCGGAAAAGATTGAAAAGCTTTCAAATTGCATTCGGGAATGTTATGCTACGTATTACAATGTTGGTGTCTATTACTATATGCGGATCTATAG ACGCCGTGCGGATGAGATCACGTTGTAG